The sequence CTGCCCGAATCGCTCGCTGTGATCGGTCCACTCCTGCCGGTAGCGGACGATGTCGTCGTGGCTGCGCCCCAGGAAGTTCCACCACATGATGATCTCTTCGTCGAGTGGGGTGCCGCCGATGATCACCAGCCGCGCCTCCTCGTCGGCATCGTTGCGCAACCGCAGGTGGGTGGCCCCGACGCCCACGTAACCCATTTCAGTGCGCTCGAGGGGGGCGGTGGGGGAGTCGACGAGCCGGATGCGGCCCGCGTCGACGAGGATGCCGTGTTCGAACGACGAGGTGACCGGTAGTTCGATCTCGGCGCCGGGGACCATGGTGATCTCTGCCCCCACCAGCGGCGTGAACGTGTGGACGGGCGACCGTTCGCCGAGCAGTTCCCCGAGGAACACCCGCAGGGCGATACCCTCGCGCTCGACCACGGCCGGGACGTGGTGTGCGAAATCGCGTGGAGTGTCCGCCGCGGATTCCGGCAGGGCGATCCACAGTTGCACGCCGTGCAGCATCGTCGTGTCGGGTGTCGAGACCTCGGTGTGCGCGATTCCGTGACCCGCGGTCATCAGATTCAGCTCGCCCGGTCGGACCATCGCGTGATTGCCCAGCGTGTCCCGGTGTTCGATCTCGCCCGAGAACAGCCAGCTCACCGTTTGCAACCCGGTGTGGGGATGCGGCGGAACGTCCATGCCACCGGTCGCGGAGACGTCGTCGGGGCCGTAGTGGTCGGCGAAACACCATGCGCCGATCAGCGACCGCCTGCGTTGCGGCAGCGTGCGATGGACCGTCATCGCCCGCGGGCCGCCAAGGGGGACGTCGCGGGCGGTCAGCACGTCCATGGTCGGCCGCTGCGAGGAACCCGACGCGCCCGATCTGCAGTCGAGCTCGGGCGGTTGGATCTCGAGATTGCTCATGGGCCATCCTCCGACGTGGGGCTGTCGGTCTCAGTCTAGAGAAGCGCGGCGCCGGCCCTGCCGACATCGGCTGTGGTTACCATGCGACGAGCACAGACAGCGATGGAGGAGCGAGATGTTCACCGTCAGCGTGGTGATCCCGGTGTACAACGAAGAAGACGTCATCGAGGCATGCCTGGAACACATTGCAGCCCAGACCCGTGCACCGGATGAGTGCATCGTCGTCGACAACAACTGCACCGACCGGACGATCGCCGTCGCCGAGTCGTTCGCCGATCGGTTGCCCATCCGCATCGTGACGGCACCGCGACAGGGCGTAGTGTGGGCCCGCGATGCCGGTTTCGACGCGTCCTCAGCCGACATCATCGGTCGGATCGACGCGGACACGCGGCTGGATCCGAACTGGTGCAAAGCACTCGCCGAGTTCATGACCGCACGCCCAGATGTCGCCGCCGTCACCGGCTTCGACTACCTGTACGACGTCCCGCGCCAGGACCGCTTGGAGAATCGGCAGCGGCGCAACGCCGCACGCTTCGCAGAGGGCCGAGAAGCGTTCACGCTGGCGGGCAACAACATGGCGATTCGCCGTACCGCGTGGGAATCGGTGCGGTCGCAGGTGCCGAACCTTCCCGGGACCCACGAAGACATCGATCTGTACTTCACCCTGTGCGAGGCCGACGCGGTCGTGTGGGTGGTGCCGGGAATGCTGGCCGCCGTGTCGCCGCGCCGATTCCGATTGAGCCCATGGGCCAATCGAGAGTATCGGGCCGCGGCCGTGCGGACCACCAAGCTGCATGGTCGGCGTCGGCAGGCGGTGTTCATGGTCGCGCAGTCACCGCTGCTGTACACGTCCCTGCTCATCTGGTGGGTGCGGGTGAAGCCCTTCGATCCCGAGACGCGGACGTGGCGACCATGGCGACTCTTTGCGCGCGAGGACAAGCGGAAGTCGCCGATGACCACCGACCAGGACTGACGCCGTCAGCCGTCAGGATGCCAGGTCGCGCGCGATCTTCGGCCAGGTCCGGCGAAGGTCGTCCTGCCAGTAGCCCCAGGAATGGGTGCCATTGGGTCGCACGCTGACGTCCGCGGGGATGTGGAGGTCCGAGAGACGCCGCTGCATCTGGCTGGTGCACTGTCCGACGGCAGCCTCGAGGACCCCGCCGACCATGGTCTGGTTGGCCAGCCACGCGGCGTCACCCTTGACCGAGGGATCGTTCAGCGTCTCGTGCGGGCCGGGGAGCCCGTTGCCACTGGTCATGTAGATCTTGGTCCCCCGCAGCTTCTCGGCATTGAGGTAGGGATCGTTCGCGCGCCACACCGGACCACCGGGCGGCCCCCACATGCTGGTGACCTTGCGGGTGCTGAAGCTCTCGACGACGATCCGGACGTAGGCCTCACCGAGCGGATCGGTGGTGCGGGCACATCCGCTGAACGCGCCGACGGCGCGATAGAGCTTCGGTGCGGCGATCGCCAGGTTCAACACCGACGTGCCCGACATCGAGATGCCGCCGATGGCGTTGCGTCCGGTGGTCGAGTAATGCTCGTCGATGAGCGGGGGCAGTTCCTTCGTCAGGAAGGTCTGCCATTTGACGCGTCCGAGTTCGGGGTCGTTGTGCAGCCAGTCGGTGTAATACGAGGCGGCACCCCCGACCGGCGTCACGACATAGGCCTTCTTGTCGGCGAAGTACTTCTTGTAATCCGTGCGAGCCGCCCACGTCGCCCCGTCCTCGCCGCCGCCTGCACCGTTGAGGAGGTAGAAGACCGGAGACGGTGTGCTGCGGTCACGCGGGGTGAGCACCTCCACCGGGAAGCTCTTTCCCATCGCGGCCGAATACACCGTCAAGGTGTCCTGCTGCGGACCGTCGTGGACAACCTTCACGATCCGCGACGTCGCAGGCGCGGCCTTGGCGATGCCGGCCGCGGAGAGCAGTGCTGCCACCGAGCCGACGACGATCAACAGAACCATCATCGGGCGCCTGATGGGGCTCACAGTGCGATTCACTCCTTCACTCCGGGTGCGACGTCTGCCGGGAATCGACACGTCGAGGCCAGCCCACGCGTGGCGGGCGGACGAACTCACAAGATAGTCGTTCGGCGGTCGCGCTTTGTTACACCGAGGTCACGGAGTGGCCGAGATGACGGTCGCATCCTCGAAGGCCATCGTCACCCGGGAGACCGACGACGACATCAGTGCGTGCTTGCTCAGCTTCAGTGAACGCAACTCGTCGGCGATCGGGTGGGTGCCGAGCACGAGGTCGGCGCCGCCGATCCGGGTGCGGGTGCCCGAGGCCGAGGTGAGTCGCCACGGTGTCATCCGCAGAACGCCGTCGAGCTGGGAGTATGCGTTGAGCACGGTGTCCTGCGCGGAGTCGGGGACACGGATACCGGGCCGCACCGTCAGGTCCGCGACGAGTTGTCCGTCGGAGACGATGCGTCCGTGCTTGGTGCCCGAATCGTGGTCGACCTCGAAGTCCGCGAGGGTCTTCGGGAACCCCCAGATGCCGCGGCCTGCGGCGAGGGTGAAGTCGCCGTCGACCGGCAGATGATGGATGAGCGCACGCGCATCGCCACCGATCAGTGATCGCAGGGCCGTGATCGGCGACGACGGAGGCTGCGTCGGGTCCTCGACCAGGAAGCAGACGCCGAACTCGTTGTACGGACCGAGGTCGCCGTCGACGTAGTCGACGAACACGAGCATGCACATCGTGCGCCCGGGACGGATGCGCAGCGGACGCGGATAGGTGCCGCCGACGTCGCCACCGCCCCAGATCGCGCGTTCGACAGCAGCACTGTCCGCGGTGAAGCCGGCGACGAAGCACCGGGCATGCCGGATCTCGACCGGCATGGTGACGGTGGTGCCCAGTACGTCGTGGGTGGATGCGGCAGAAGCCATCGACGAGTTCTCCTCGGGATCGAGCGGAATCGGATCAACTAGAACATGTTCTCGTTTCCATGGTGCCAGGTCGACTGTCCGTGGGCCAGGGGATCGACGCAACTGCTGCGCGGTCGCCGGGTTGCACGCCGGCGCCGACGGTGCTGCCGATACCCTCGAGTGCAGAAGTGCGGACCGGGAAGGGATGCGATGACACCGGATGGGCCGGCGATACTGCGGGTCGGGATGGTCGACGATCACCCTTCTCCGGTGTGGGGCATCGAACGCATCCTGGATCGGCAGCCCGACCTGGAGCTCGCCTGCTCGGCGGCCACGGTCGGCGGCCTGCTCGGGCAGGGGATCAGGGTCGACATCGTCATCCTGGATCTGCGTCTCGACGACGGGACCACACCAGGTCAGAATGTGACCCGGTTGACCGAAGCGGGGATCGGCACCGTCGTGTACACATCCGGTGAACATCCTTCGCTGCTTCGCTCGGCGGCCCGGGCCGGCACCCTCGGTGTCATCCTCAAATCGGCATCCGAACAGGAGATCGTCGACGCCATCAGGTCGGCGGGGTCGGGCTGCGAGGTGTTGACCACCGAATGGGCGGCCGCGATCGATGCCGATCCGGAACTCGCGGCCGTCGACCTCAGCCCGCAGCTGCAGCGGGTGCTCACCCTGTATGCGTCGGGAGAGACATCCGCCGGCGTAGGGGCGGCCCTCGGGGTGACGGCGGAGACGGTCAACGAGTATCTCAAACGCATCCGCCAGAAGTACGCCGCTGCCGGGCGACCCACGCGGACGAAACTCGATCTGTTCAAGCGTGCCGTCGAGGACGGCTGGCTACCGGTTCCGGGCCGGAACTCCGCGGCCGACCGGTCGTCGCGCCGGGACGGGCCCGGTCGATTCGAGGATTGACCGGCGCATCCGAAACTGCTCGGTCGGTCACATCGCCGTCAGCCTGCCCGGGTGCGCACACACATGATGTCCCCAGTTCTGGGTCTAACGCTCTCGGCATCGAATGCCTAATGTTCATTACCTGTGGTGCGGTCTTGCCTGGGGGACTGGGGCGCTCCGTGGGACAACAGACCGTATTCCGCACACGGTTGCGCAGAGCGAAGGATGACCAGTGACCGCCATTTCCCGAGTGCCGATTCACTTGACGCGCGACGCGGCCGCCCGCCGCGGCGACAGCGGCGTCCCCGCGCCGCACGACCTCGCGGCAGATGGGGTGCGGTCGGATCGCGGGGTGGCCCGCATCTCCGACCACCGCAACTACGACGGCGCGATGACGTCACATCGACGTCCGGTGCTCTCCGCACGCGAGGTGGAGGTGCTGCTCGGGTGGCTCGCCGCCGAGTCGAAGGAAGATGCCGCTGCCGCCCTGTTCATCTCGGCGTCGACGGTCAGCACCCACCTGGCCCGGATTCGGGCGAAGTACTCCGCGGTCGGACGGGATGCGCCGACCAAGACGCACCTGCTGGCCCGGGCCCTCCAGGACGGATACACCAGCCTCGATCGCTGGTGACCGACCGGCGTTGCGGGCGGGTGGTGGGTCGGACCGTCAGCGCAGGTCGGCGGCCATCCGCGGCCAGGTCTGGTGTAGGTCGTCCTGCCAGTAACCCCACGAATGCGTCCCGTTCGGTCGTAGTTTGACGCTGGCCGGGATGTGGAGGTCGGCGAGCCGCGTCGCCATCTGCCTGGTGCACTGGTCGATCGCGGCCTCGATCAATCCGCCGAGTGCCGCCTGGTTCGCGAGGAACAGGGCATCGCCACCGACCATGGGATCGCTCAGTTGCTCATGTGGTCCCGCCAGGCCGGTGCCCGCGGTCATGTAGAGCTTGGTCCCGCGGAGCTTCTGCGCGTTGAGGTACGGGTCGTTCGCGCGCCATCCGGGCCCGTTGCGGGGGCCCCACATGTTGGTCATGTTCGCTCCGCCGCGATCCTGCACGACGAGCCGGATGTATTCCTGCCCGAGCGGGTCGCTGGTGCGGGCGCAGCCGCTGAAGGCCGCGACGGACTTGTACAGACCGGGTGCGGCGATCGCCAGGTTCAGTACCGAGGTGCCTGCCATGGAGATCCCGGCGAGGCCGTTGCGCTTGGTGGTGTTGAACTCGGCGTCGATGAGCGGCGGGAGTTCCTTGGTGAGGAAGGTCTGCCATTTGTTGCGACCGAGCTCCGGATCGTCGCGCTGCCAGTCCGTGTAATAGGAGAAGGCGCCGCCGATCGGTGTCACCACATACGCGTTCTGGTCGGCGAAGAACTTCTTGTAGTCGGTCCGGGCATCCCACGTCGCCGAGTCCTCGCCGCCGCCTGCGCCGTTGAGGAGGTAGAGGGTGGGACTCGGGGTCTTCCGGTTGCGTGGGGTCAGCACGGTGACCGGGATGTTGCGTCCCATCGAAGCCGAGTGGACCATCAGCGTGACCTGCTGAGGATCGTCGTCGTATCGGCTGACGACCTGGGATTGCCCCGCCGCCCGGGAGATGCCGGGTACGCCGGCGACCAGTGCCGCGACGGTTGCGACCACCGTCAGGATCGCTCCCACGAGGAGGCGCTGACTTCTTCCCACGATGCACTTCCGTTCTGATCCGAGCGCGTGGCTGCTCAGTCTAGGTGATGAACCCGACCGTGCTCCAGGGGCCCGAGACGCGGTGAACCCGCGCCTGATGTGTGACTCTTTGGATACCTTGGTGAGGTGACTTCGACAGGTGCGGACAACGACACCGATCTTCTCCGAACGCTCCTGGCCGATGCGGCGCTCGGCGACCGAGGGTCGTTCGCGCGTCTCTATGACCTCACGAGCGCTCGGATCTACGGCCTGGCCCTTCGTGTCGTGCGCGACCGCAACTACGCCGAGGAGGTGGTTCAGGAGGCCTATCTTCAGTTCTGGCAGAAGGCAGCCGACTATCACCCGGCGCGCGGCACGGTGATCAGCTGGATGATGACGATCGCACACCGCCGCGCCGTCGACCGGGTGCGGACCGAAGAGCTGCAGCACCGCAAGGTGGCGGAGTACGGTGCCACCAACCAGGCGCCGGCGGGAATGCCTGCGCCGCTGGAGATCGTGGTCGATCGTGAGGAGAACGACGAGCTCCGGGCGTGTCTGAACCGGCTGACCGATCTGCAACGTGACAGCATCGAGATGTCGTATTTCAGCGGGTTGAGTTATCCGGAGGTCGCTGAGCAGACCTCGACTCCGTTGCCCACCATCAAATCCCGCATCCGGGATGGATTGCGTAAGCTGCGCAACTGCTTGAGGAGCCAGAACGATGCCTGACACCGACTGGCTCGACGACCACGTCGAGCTGTTCGCCGTGGACGTCCTCACCGCAGCCGAGAACGCCCGGGTGCAACGCGAATTGGACGGGCTCTCGCCGGTGGAGCGCCGGATCTATGACGCCCGCATCGCCGATACCTGCTCGGCGATGGCCGATCTCGCGAGTACGTATGCGCTCGATCCGCCGAATGCGCTGCGCGATCGTGTTCTCGAGACGGTCTTCGCCGCCACCGTCGACAGGCAGGCGGCGGACGCGGGCGGGGCGGTGGCCGGCGGGCCGGACGAACCGGTTCCGCCGCAGCCGGATCGGCCGGGAGCGCAACACGGCGACAACGTGGTGCCGATGGACCGACGTCGCCGGCGCCGCCGACTGGCCACCGCCGTCACCGCTGCTGCGGCCGCGGTCGTCGTGGCGCTCGGCGTCGGTGTGATCGTCGGCCGGACGACTGCTCCCGAGCCGCCCGCCTCCTCCACGGTGGCCGAATCGGATCAGCAGGTGCTCGACGTCCTCAAGGCGCCCGACGCCCAGCTCGCCGTCGGTGACCTGCAGGACGATCGTGGCACGATGTCGGTGGTCACCTCCCGTGAGCGCAACCAGGCGGTCGCTCTGCTCCGTGACCTCCGCAATCCGATACCCGACGATCGCGAATTCCAGCTGTGGCTGGTCGGCAAGGCCGACAACCCGGTCTCGGCGGGATTGATCCCGCCGGGTGGCGCCGACTCGCCGTCGCTCGTCGAGGACCTGGACAGCTCGACGGTGCTGGCGGTGACGATCGAACCGCGGGGCGGTTCGGCCCAGCCCACGACACCCATCCTCACCCAGATCCAGCTGTGAGACATACCGTCCCGGATCAGTCGATCCGGGACGGTATGTGAGCCGCTATGCGGTGGACCTGCGATAGAGGATGAGCGACAACGGGATGCACACTGCCAGGATGGCGACACTGCACCCGATCGAATAGCCGACCGCATGTTCGGCCACCCAGCCCGTGGGGGCGGGGAAGTCGGGCGGCGAGGCGTTGCCGAATTTCTGGCGGCAGGCGGTGGCGACCGCCGTGACCGGGTTCCATTCGGCGATCGGCCGCAGGAAGCCCGGCAGGCTCTGGGCCGAGATGAACGCACTCGACAGGAAGGTCACCGGGAACATCCACAGGAACCCGATACTCTGGGCCACTTCGACATTGGGTGCTGCCAATCCGGTGACCGCACCGATCCATGCCATCGCCAGCGCGAACAGCAGCAAGACCCCGAAGGCGATGGCCGCGTCCAGCGCGCTGCCGCGCACCCGCCAGCCGATGGCGAGTCCGCAGGCCACCATCACGCCGAGTCCGAGGATCCCGAGCAGCATGTCGGAGGTGACCCGGCCCGCGATGACGCCGAGTCGGGACATCGGCAGGGATCTGAGCCGGTCGATGATGCCGTCGGACATGTCGTTCGCCAGCCCGACGGTGGTGAAGGCGGCATTGAAGACCACTGTCTGGGTGAAGATCCCGGCCATCAGGAACTCTCGATACGATCCGCCGCCGAAGGTCGCGCCGAAAACGTAGGCGAAGAGGAACACGAACATCAGCGGCTGGATCGTGGCACTCACCAGCAGGGTCGGGATTCGTCGGACGGTCAGGAGGTTCCGTTCGACGATGACGGCGGTGTCGGCAAACATCACACGCGCTCCAATCGTTCGGTGCGGGCCTGCGCCGCGTCGGCGTCGGGGTCGTCGTCGGGGTCACCGTCCTCCGGTCTGCCGGTGAGGCGCAGGAAGACGTCGTCGAGCGTCGGTGTGGTCACCTCGGCGTCGATCACGTCGATGCCGGCGTGGTCGCAGACCTTCACGGCGTCCACGCCGCTGCGGGTGCCGTCGGCGACCGGCACCGACCACCGATTGGGTCCGATGCGGCTCGGCATCCCGAGTCCGATCTCGGCGAGGGTGGTGGCCACCAGCCCGGACCGCTCGTCGGAATCGTCGGCCTCCCGCACCTCGATGGTCAGGATCGACTGTGCGGTGGTCGATTTCAGCTCGTCGGCGGTGCCCTGTGCCCGCACGCGTCCGTGATCGATGACGGTGATGGCGTCGGCGAGGGCATCGGCTTCCTCGAGGTACTGGGTGGTCAGCAGCACGGTCGTGCCGGCGGCCACCTGGGCCTCGATGACCTCCCAGATCTGGCGTCGTCCACGAGGATCGAGCCCGGTGGTCGGTTCGTCGAGGATGATCAGCTCGGGCCGGTTGATGAGGGCGCCGGCGAGGTCGAGCCGGCGGCGCATGCCACCGGAGTAGGTGCGCATCGGCCGGTCGGCGGCATCCTCGAGCGCCAGGTCGGCAATCAGTTCACGGGCGCGGTCGGATGCTTCGCCGCGGGACTGCTTGTACAGCTGGCCGACCATACGGAGGTTCTCGAACCCGGTGAGAGTGCCGTCCACGGCGGCGTATTGGCCGGAGACGCCGATCCGGGCGCGCACGGCGTCCGGTTCGGCCACCGCATCGAGTCCACAGACCTCCACCTCTCCCTCGTCGGGCCGG is a genomic window of Gordonia sp. SID5947 containing:
- a CDS encoding pirin family protein, which encodes MSNLEIQPPELDCRSGASGSSQRPTMDVLTARDVPLGGPRAMTVHRTLPQRRRSLIGAWCFADHYGPDDVSATGGMDVPPHPHTGLQTVSWLFSGEIEHRDTLGNHAMVRPGELNLMTAGHGIAHTEVSTPDTTMLHGVQLWIALPESAADTPRDFAHHVPAVVEREGIALRVFLGELLGERSPVHTFTPLVGAEITMVPGAEIELPVTSSFEHGILVDAGRIRLVDSPTAPLERTEMGYVGVGATHLRLRNDADEEARLVIIGGTPLDEEIIMWWNFLGRSHDDIVRYRQEWTDHSERFGQVEGYQGDVQHLPAPALPTTHLRPRHNTPGRA
- a CDS encoding glycosyltransferase family A protein produces the protein MFTVSVVIPVYNEEDVIEACLEHIAAQTRAPDECIVVDNNCTDRTIAVAESFADRLPIRIVTAPRQGVVWARDAGFDASSADIIGRIDADTRLDPNWCKALAEFMTARPDVAAVTGFDYLYDVPRQDRLENRQRRNAARFAEGREAFTLAGNNMAIRRTAWESVRSQVPNLPGTHEDIDLYFTLCEADAVVWVVPGMLAAVSPRRFRLSPWANREYRAAAVRTTKLHGRRRQAVFMVAQSPLLYTSLLIWWVRVKPFDPETRTWRPWRLFAREDKRKSPMTTDQD
- a CDS encoding alpha/beta hydrolase family protein; its protein translation is MMVLLIVVGSVAALLSAAGIAKAAPATSRIVKVVHDGPQQDTLTVYSAAMGKSFPVEVLTPRDRSTPSPVFYLLNGAGGGEDGATWAARTDYKKYFADKKAYVVTPVGGAASYYTDWLHNDPELGRVKWQTFLTKELPPLIDEHYSTTGRNAIGGISMSGTSVLNLAIAAPKLYRAVGAFSGCARTTDPLGEAYVRIVVESFSTRKVTSMWGPPGGPVWRANDPYLNAEKLRGTKIYMTSGNGLPGPHETLNDPSVKGDAAWLANQTMVGGVLEAAVGQCTSQMQRRLSDLHIPADVSVRPNGTHSWGYWQDDLRRTWPKIARDLAS
- a CDS encoding acetoacetate decarboxylase family protein translates to MASAASTHDVLGTTVTMPVEIRHARCFVAGFTADSAAVERAIWGGGDVGGTYPRPLRIRPGRTMCMLVFVDYVDGDLGPYNEFGVCFLVEDPTQPPSSPITALRSLIGGDARALIHHLPVDGDFTLAAGRGIWGFPKTLADFEVDHDSGTKHGRIVSDGQLVADLTVRPGIRVPDSAQDTVLNAYSQLDGVLRMTPWRLTSASGTRTRIGGADLVLGTHPIADELRSLKLSKHALMSSSVSRVTMAFEDATVISATP
- a CDS encoding response regulator transcription factor — protein: MTPDGPAILRVGMVDDHPSPVWGIERILDRQPDLELACSAATVGGLLGQGIRVDIVILDLRLDDGTTPGQNVTRLTEAGIGTVVYTSGEHPSLLRSAARAGTLGVILKSASEQEIVDAIRSAGSGCEVLTTEWAAAIDADPELAAVDLSPQLQRVLTLYASGETSAGVGAALGVTAETVNEYLKRIRQKYAAAGRPTRTKLDLFKRAVEDGWLPVPGRNSAADRSSRRDGPGRFED
- a CDS encoding LuxR C-terminal-related transcriptional regulator yields the protein MTAISRVPIHLTRDAAARRGDSGVPAPHDLAADGVRSDRGVARISDHRNYDGAMTSHRRPVLSAREVEVLLGWLAAESKEDAAAALFISASTVSTHLARIRAKYSAVGRDAPTKTHLLARALQDGYTSLDRW
- a CDS encoding alpha/beta hydrolase family protein, whose translation is MVGRSQRLLVGAILTVVATVAALVAGVPGISRAAGQSQVVSRYDDDPQQVTLMVHSASMGRNIPVTVLTPRNRKTPSPTLYLLNGAGGGEDSATWDARTDYKKFFADQNAYVVTPIGGAFSYYTDWQRDDPELGRNKWQTFLTKELPPLIDAEFNTTKRNGLAGISMAGTSVLNLAIAAPGLYKSVAAFSGCARTSDPLGQEYIRLVVQDRGGANMTNMWGPRNGPGWRANDPYLNAQKLRGTKLYMTAGTGLAGPHEQLSDPMVGGDALFLANQAALGGLIEAAIDQCTRQMATRLADLHIPASVKLRPNGTHSWGYWQDDLHQTWPRMAADLR
- a CDS encoding sigma-70 family RNA polymerase sigma factor, with amino-acid sequence MTSTGADNDTDLLRTLLADAALGDRGSFARLYDLTSARIYGLALRVVRDRNYAEEVVQEAYLQFWQKAADYHPARGTVISWMMTIAHRRAVDRVRTEELQHRKVAEYGATNQAPAGMPAPLEIVVDREENDELRACLNRLTDLQRDSIEMSYFSGLSYPEVAEQTSTPLPTIKSRIRDGLRKLRNCLRSQNDA
- a CDS encoding anti-sigma factor, yielding MPDTDWLDDHVELFAVDVLTAAENARVQRELDGLSPVERRIYDARIADTCSAMADLASTYALDPPNALRDRVLETVFAATVDRQAADAGGAVAGGPDEPVPPQPDRPGAQHGDNVVPMDRRRRRRRLATAVTAAAAAVVVALGVGVIVGRTTAPEPPASSTVAESDQQVLDVLKAPDAQLAVGDLQDDRGTMSVVTSRERNQAVALLRDLRNPIPDDREFQLWLVGKADNPVSAGLIPPGGADSPSLVEDLDSSTVLAVTIEPRGGSAQPTTPILTQIQL
- a CDS encoding ABC transporter permease, yielding MFADTAVIVERNLLTVRRIPTLLVSATIQPLMFVFLFAYVFGATFGGGSYREFLMAGIFTQTVVFNAAFTTVGLANDMSDGIIDRLRSLPMSRLGVIAGRVTSDMLLGILGLGVMVACGLAIGWRVRGSALDAAIAFGVLLLFALAMAWIGAVTGLAAPNVEVAQSIGFLWMFPVTFLSSAFISAQSLPGFLRPIAEWNPVTAVATACRQKFGNASPPDFPAPTGWVAEHAVGYSIGCSVAILAVCIPLSLILYRRSTA
- a CDS encoding ATP-binding cassette domain-containing protein, with translation MTDATDRTSDRTDAVEEIGGTHALRLTDVRKTYRSGLFGRGPRVHALDGLDLTVPTGTVHALLGPNGAGKTTTVRTVATLLRPDEGEVEVCGLDAVAEPDAVRARIGVSGQYAAVDGTLTGFENLRMVGQLYKQSRGEASDRARELIADLALEDAADRPMRTYSGGMRRRLDLAGALINRPELIILDEPTTGLDPRGRRQIWEVIEAQVAAGTTVLLTTQYLEEADALADAITVIDHGRVRAQGTADELKSTTAQSILTIEVREADDSDERSGLVATTLAEIGLGMPSRIGPNRWSVPVADGTRSGVDAVKVCDHAGIDVIDAEVTTPTLDDVFLRLTGRPEDGDPDDDPDADAAQARTERLERV